The following proteins come from a genomic window of Anaerobutyricum hallii:
- a CDS encoding AAA family ATPase, whose translation MKSMAIEREFGSGGRDIGIRIAKEAQIPYYDGQLLIEAAKRYGIEIADLKEFDENKVGSLLYNIAMMAGYNQYENMVKINEIFYGMKETIKNLYAEGPAVFIGRCSTEILKSCEDVVTVFVRCSDKEKRVQRIFDKENVDTMQKARRLMDRKDWGRERYFKFWTKKDWKDEKNYDLILDTAKLSLEECSEILLKRMNE comes from the coding sequence ATGAAGTCAATGGCAATAGAAAGGGAATTTGGCAGCGGAGGACGGGATATCGGAATTCGCATTGCGAAAGAGGCACAGATTCCTTACTATGATGGACAGCTGCTGATTGAGGCCGCTAAAAGATATGGCATAGAGATTGCAGATCTTAAGGAGTTTGACGAGAATAAAGTAGGAAGTCTTCTCTATAATATCGCGATGATGGCAGGCTATAATCAGTATGAAAATATGGTGAAAATTAATGAGATTTTCTATGGAATGAAAGAGACGATTAAGAATCTTTATGCAGAAGGTCCGGCGGTTTTTATCGGAAGATGTTCTACAGAAATTTTGAAATCCTGTGAAGATGTTGTGACAGTTTTTGTCCGCTGTAGTGATAAGGAGAAGAGGGTACAGCGCATTTTTGATAAGGAAAATGTAGATACGATGCAGAAGGCACGTCGTTTAATGGACAGAAAGGATTGGGGCAGGGAAAGGTATTTTAAGTTCTGGACGAAAAAGGACTGGAAGGACGAGAAGAACTATGATCTGATTCTTGATACAGCGAAGCTTTCTTTGGAGGAGTGTTCAGAGATTTTATTGAAGAGGATGAACGAGTAG
- a CDS encoding ABC transporter ATP-binding protein, which produces MTKIFKNMAPYWYMIVAIVLLLIVQAFGDLSLPQYTSDIIDVGIQNKGVEHILPVKMMEDEYEISQLYMTSKEKKVWKDTYEKKGEYYICKVEDEEKLDQLDDTFLTAIFLNHNMSNVKESQFKKMIKNSIASNPAMAPMKDKIDDMSVDEIGKMLNMEFKSFQEEDDNGKKVTYVDVRPMLYQMKQTGMMSAKDIQKSREEIEKKMNDIGESTLFSTGVAYATKCDKAAGVDIDKIQTDYLWKEGGRMLGIAFMILVAAIGVGFLASKVGASIGRDLRGKIYKKVMGFSNAEMNRFSTASLITRSTNDIQQIQMVTAVMLRLLLYAPIIGIGGIIKVYQTGAGMEWIIALAVVVILGFVMLLVSMAMPKFKIMQTLVDGLNLVSREILTGLSVIRAFGREKTEEERFDEANKKLTGTQLFTNRIMTFMMPGMMFIMYSVTILITWVSAQKIDAGTLQVGAMTAFITYAMQIVMAFLMMTAMSIMVPRAGVAADRIDEVLKTEASVQDVKKPETLKEHKGVLEFSHVDFKYPGAEHNVLSDIDFKVEPGKITAIIGSTGCGKSTLVNLIPRFYDVTGGQITLDGKDIRRISMEELREEIGFVPQKGVLFSGTIASNLRFGKADATDEDIKEAAEIAQATEFIETKKEKYDSPIAQGGSNVSGGQKQRLAIARAIAKKAKVLVFDDSFSALDMKTDAALRKELNEKVQDASIVIVAQRVSTILHADQILVLDDGKIVGKGTHEELLKNCEVYLQIAKSQLSEKELGLEKLGLVKEKAEKETNKKGGK; this is translated from the coding sequence ATGACAAAAATATTTAAAAATATGGCCCCATACTGGTATATGATCGTTGCGATTGTGCTGTTGCTTATTGTGCAGGCGTTTGGCGATTTGTCGCTGCCGCAGTATACGTCAGATATCATTGATGTGGGAATTCAGAATAAAGGTGTGGAGCATATTCTTCCTGTGAAAATGATGGAGGATGAGTATGAGATTTCGCAGTTGTATATGACTTCAAAAGAGAAGAAAGTATGGAAAGATACTTATGAGAAAAAGGGTGAGTATTACATTTGCAAAGTAGAAGATGAGGAGAAGCTGGATCAGTTAGATGATACATTTCTTACAGCGATTTTCTTAAATCATAACATGTCAAATGTAAAAGAATCGCAGTTTAAGAAGATGATTAAGAATTCGATTGCTTCGAATCCTGCGATGGCTCCGATGAAGGATAAAATAGATGATATGAGTGTCGATGAGATTGGAAAGATGCTCAACATGGAGTTTAAGAGTTTTCAGGAGGAAGATGATAACGGGAAAAAGGTTACTTACGTTGATGTGCGCCCGATGCTGTATCAGATGAAGCAGACAGGCATGATGAGTGCCAAAGATATCCAGAAGTCCAGAGAAGAAATCGAAAAGAAAATGAACGATATTGGAGAGAGTACTTTATTTTCTACAGGTGTTGCCTATGCGACAAAATGTGATAAAGCTGCAGGAGTAGATATCGATAAGATACAGACAGATTATCTCTGGAAAGAAGGCGGCCGTATGCTTGGAATTGCATTTATGATTCTGGTAGCGGCGATTGGAGTCGGTTTTCTTGCTTCTAAGGTAGGTGCGAGTATTGGCAGGGATTTGCGTGGAAAAATCTATAAAAAGGTTATGGGATTTTCAAATGCGGAAATGAACCGTTTTTCTACAGCATCTCTTATTACAAGAAGTACAAACGATATTCAGCAGATTCAGATGGTTACAGCAGTTATGCTGAGACTTCTTTTGTATGCACCGATTATCGGAATTGGTGGAATTATTAAAGTGTATCAGACCGGAGCAGGAATGGAATGGATTATTGCTCTTGCGGTTGTTGTGATTCTCGGATTTGTTATGCTGCTTGTTTCGATGGCGATGCCGAAGTTCAAAATTATGCAGACATTAGTAGATGGTCTTAACCTTGTTTCCAGAGAGATTTTAACAGGACTTTCTGTTATTCGTGCATTTGGCAGAGAGAAAACAGAGGAAGAGCGTTTTGATGAAGCGAATAAAAAGTTGACAGGTACGCAGCTTTTTACAAACCGTATTATGACGTTTATGATGCCGGGAATGATGTTTATCATGTACAGTGTTACCATTCTGATCACATGGGTTTCCGCACAAAAAATTGATGCGGGTACGTTACAGGTTGGTGCGATGACAGCGTTTATTACTTATGCAATGCAGATCGTTATGGCATTTCTTATGATGACAGCGATGTCTATTATGGTACCAAGAGCGGGTGTTGCAGCAGATCGTATTGATGAAGTTCTTAAGACAGAAGCTTCTGTTCAGGATGTGAAGAAGCCAGAAACGCTTAAGGAGCATAAAGGTGTTCTGGAATTCTCACATGTAGATTTCAAGTATCCGGGAGCAGAACATAACGTGCTTTCTGATATTGATTTTAAAGTGGAGCCAGGCAAGATAACGGCAATTATCGGAAGTACCGGCTGTGGAAAGTCTACGCTGGTTAATCTGATTCCGAGGTTTTATGATGTGACAGGTGGACAGATTACATTAGATGGCAAAGATATTCGTCGGATTTCTATGGAAGAACTTCGAGAAGAAATAGGATTTGTACCACAAAAAGGTGTTCTTTTCTCCGGAACAATTGCTTCTAACCTGCGATTTGGAAAAGCAGATGCGACAGATGAGGATATAAAAGAAGCAGCAGAAATTGCCCAGGCGACAGAATTTATTGAGACGAAAAAAGAAAAATACGACAGTCCAATTGCCCAGGGTGGAAGTAATGTATCTGGTGGACAGAAACAGCGTCTTGCGATTGCAAGAGCGATTGCGAAAAAGGCAAAAGTACTTGTATTTGACGATAGTTTTTCTGCACTTGATATGAAGACAGATGCAGCACTTCGTAAGGAATTAAATGAAAAGGTGCAGGATGCATCTATCGTAATTGTAGCGCAGAGAGTCAGTACGATTTTACATGCAGACCAGATTCTTGTTTTGGATGATGGAAAGATTGTTGGAAAAGGAACGCATGAAGAACTGCTGAAAAACTGTGAGGTATATCTTCAGATTGCAAAGTCACAGCTTTCTGAAAAGGAGCTTGGACTTGAAAAATTAGGTTTGGTAAAAGAAAAAGCAGAGAAGGAAACAAATAAGAAAGGAGGTAAGTAA
- a CDS encoding ABC transporter ATP-binding protein, with the protein MAENKAGTSNRGPMGGRGPMGGGRKMMHGGEKAKNFKGSFKKLLRYIGNYKFAILAVMIFAAISTVFSVAGPKVMGKATTALAEGLMKKIAGTGGIDFTRIGKILLLTLGLYLTSTVFNFLQGWIMTGVTQKICYRLRKEISEKINRMPMKYFESRTYGEVLSRITNDVDTLGQGLNQSVTQVITSTATLIGVVVMMLTISPLMTLIAFIILPVSAILMSTVVKFSQKYFRTQQEYLGHINGQVEESYGGHLVIKAFNKEKDMVKTFDETNGVLYESAWKSQFLSGLMQPIMAFVGNLGYAGVAISGGLLAIRGTIGVGDIQAFIQYVKNFTQPIQQIAQVINQVQSMTAASERVFEFLEEEEEDQEHEGAVSVENVTGEVKFSHVNFGYNPNQTIINDFSVDVKPGQKIAIVGPTGAGKTTMVKLLMRFYDVNSGQILLDNHDVRDYNRRDLRKAFGMVLQDTWLYKGTIMENIRYGRLDATDEEVIEAAKAAHADSFIRTLPGGYNMELNEDASNVSQGQKQLLTIARAILADSKVMILDEATSSVDTRTEALIQKAMDNLMEGRTSFVIAHRLSTIKNADVILVMKDGDIIEQGNHEELLEKNGFYAQLYNSQFEEAA; encoded by the coding sequence ATGGCTGAAAATAAAGCAGGAACATCAAACAGAGGCCCAATGGGTGGTCGTGGTCCGATGGGCGGCGGAAGAAAAATGATGCATGGCGGCGAGAAGGCTAAGAACTTTAAGGGCTCTTTTAAAAAGCTTTTACGTTATATTGGAAATTATAAATTTGCGATTCTTGCGGTAATGATTTTTGCGGCAATATCTACAGTATTTTCAGTAGCTGGACCAAAAGTTATGGGAAAGGCAACTACTGCGCTGGCCGAAGGTCTGATGAAAAAGATTGCCGGAACAGGTGGGATTGATTTTACCCGTATCGGAAAGATCCTTTTGCTTACTTTAGGATTGTATCTGACAAGTACAGTGTTTAACTTTTTACAGGGATGGATTATGACAGGCGTAACACAGAAAATATGTTACCGCCTTCGAAAAGAAATCTCGGAGAAAATTAACCGTATGCCGATGAAGTACTTTGAAAGTCGTACTTATGGTGAAGTTCTTTCAAGAATCACCAACGATGTAGATACATTAGGTCAGGGATTAAACCAGAGTGTAACGCAGGTTATTACTTCAACAGCAACGCTTATTGGTGTCGTTGTAATGATGCTCACTATTTCACCGTTAATGACATTAATTGCATTTATCATTTTACCGGTATCGGCAATCTTAATGTCTACAGTCGTAAAGTTTTCTCAGAAATATTTCCGCACACAGCAGGAATATCTTGGACATATTAATGGACAGGTAGAAGAAAGTTATGGTGGTCATCTGGTCATTAAAGCATTTAACAAAGAAAAAGACATGGTAAAAACATTTGATGAAACCAATGGAGTCTTATATGAATCCGCATGGAAATCTCAGTTTTTGTCAGGTTTAATGCAGCCAATCATGGCATTTGTCGGAAACCTTGGGTATGCCGGAGTTGCCATTTCCGGTGGACTGTTAGCAATTAGAGGAACGATTGGTGTCGGTGATATTCAGGCATTTATTCAGTATGTAAAGAATTTCACACAGCCAATCCAGCAGATTGCGCAGGTTATCAATCAGGTACAGTCCATGACAGCAGCCTCCGAGAGAGTATTTGAATTCTTAGAAGAAGAGGAAGAAGATCAGGAACACGAGGGAGCGGTATCTGTAGAAAACGTAACAGGAGAAGTGAAATTCTCTCATGTGAATTTTGGCTACAATCCAAATCAGACGATTATCAACGATTTTTCCGTAGACGTAAAGCCGGGTCAGAAAATCGCAATTGTCGGGCCTACCGGTGCAGGAAAAACAACAATGGTGAAACTGCTTATGCGTTTCTATGATGTAAATAGTGGTCAGATTCTTTTAGATAATCATGATGTTCGTGATTATAACAGACGTGATCTTCGTAAAGCATTTGGAATGGTGTTACAGGATACATGGCTCTATAAAGGAACTATTATGGAAAATATCCGTTATGGACGTTTGGATGCAACAGATGAAGAAGTTATCGAGGCAGCAAAAGCAGCTCATGCAGACAGCTTTATCCGAACACTTCCGGGCGGTTACAACATGGAACTTAATGAAGATGCAAGTAATGTGTCTCAGGGACAGAAACAGCTCCTTACTATCGCAAGAGCTATTTTGGCAGACAGCAAGGTAATGATTCTTGATGAGGCAACATCTTCTGTAGATACTCGTACAGAGGCTCTTATCCAAAAGGCGATGGATAACCTGATGGAAGGAAGAACGAGCTTTGTTATTGCGCATAGATTGTCTACGATTAAAAATGCAGATGTGATTCTTGTGATGAAAGATGGAGATATTATCGAACAGGGAAATCATGAAGAGTTGCTGGAGAAAAATGGTTTTTATGCACAGTTGTATAATTCGCAGTTTGAAGAAGCAGCATAA
- a CDS encoding helix-turn-helix domain-containing protein, producing the protein MEALVWETAEELDMKLAQRVRNIRRRRKISQEELSRMSGVSYGSVKRFEATGKISLLSLTKLAMALDMADELRELFTQVPYRNIQEVIDERKRNTTSFI; encoded by the coding sequence ATGGAGGCGTTGGTTTGGGAAACGGCGGAAGAACTTGATATGAAGCTGGCGCAGAGGGTGCGGAATATTAGGCGGAGGAGAAAGATTTCGCAGGAGGAACTTTCTCGTATGAGTGGGGTGAGTTATGGTTCTGTGAAGAGGTTTGAGGCTACGGGGAAGATTTCGTTGTTGTCGCTTACGAAGCTGGCGATGGCGTTGGATATGGCAGATGAACTTCGTGAGTTATTTACACAGGTTCCATATCGGAATATTCAGGAGGTTATTGATGAAAGAAAACGGAACACTACAAGTTTTATATGA
- a CDS encoding type II toxin-antitoxin system HipA family toxin, with the protein MKENGTLQVLYDGKVVGKLALMAGRKIAFEYSEEWLETGFSISPFSLPLKEQVFIPTKEYFGGLFGVFGDSLPDGWGNLLLNRMLWKKGMKPEEMTMLNRLAIVGQSGMGALAYRPEEHFSFEPQGYDLDDLALQCQKILNTEYSEKLDELYLLGGTSGGARPKIMTEIDREDWIIKFPAHVDGQDAGEMEYEYALCAKACGIDMTEVRLFPSKKCKGYFGIKRFDRERIVDGIETKVKAGNKKKRIHMLTAAALLELDFEQPSLDYHSLMKLTKILTRDNEDDVREMFRRMCFNVFAHNRDDHSKNFTYLYDEMKKGWRLSPAYDLTFSNTYYGEHTTMVDGNGRNPGKNELLAVGLQAGLEKSWCEEVIEKMKNTVEERLEKYL; encoded by the coding sequence ATGAAAGAAAACGGAACACTACAAGTTTTATATGATGGAAAAGTAGTTGGAAAGCTGGCATTAATGGCAGGAAGAAAGATTGCATTTGAGTACAGTGAGGAATGGCTGGAAACAGGATTTTCTATTAGTCCTTTTTCTTTGCCGTTAAAGGAGCAGGTTTTTATACCAACAAAAGAGTATTTCGGCGGTTTATTTGGTGTTTTTGGGGATAGTCTTCCTGATGGGTGGGGTAATTTATTATTGAATCGTATGTTGTGGAAAAAAGGAATGAAGCCAGAAGAAATGACAATGCTGAATCGTTTGGCGATTGTGGGACAGTCCGGAATGGGAGCATTGGCATATCGGCCGGAGGAACATTTTTCTTTTGAGCCGCAGGGATATGATTTAGATGATTTAGCATTACAGTGCCAGAAGATATTGAATACAGAGTATTCGGAAAAATTGGATGAGTTATATTTGCTGGGAGGAACCAGTGGAGGTGCTAGGCCTAAGATTATGACGGAAATTGATAGAGAGGACTGGATTATAAAGTTCCCAGCTCATGTAGACGGTCAGGATGCAGGAGAGATGGAGTATGAGTATGCTTTATGTGCGAAAGCGTGTGGAATTGATATGACGGAAGTGCGGCTTTTTCCATCAAAGAAATGCAAAGGCTATTTTGGTATTAAGCGTTTTGACAGAGAAAGGATAGTAGATGGAATAGAAACAAAAGTAAAAGCAGGAAATAAGAAAAAGAGGATTCATATGTTAACAGCAGCGGCACTGTTGGAGCTGGATTTTGAACAGCCGAGCCTGGATTATCATAGTCTTATGAAATTGACTAAGATTTTGACGAGAGATAATGAAGATGATGTAAGAGAGATGTTTCGCAGAATGTGTTTTAATGTATTTGCACATAATCGGGATGATCATTCTAAGAATTTCACATATTTGTATGATGAAATGAAAAAGGGATGGCGATTGAGTCCTGCGTATGACCTTACTTTCAGCAATACTTACTATGGAGAGCATACCACAATGGTAGATGGTAATGGAAGAAATCCAGGGAAAAACGAACTGTTGGCGGTGGGGCTGCAGGCAGGTCTGGAAAAAAGCTGGTGCGAGGAAGTAATAGAAAAGATGAAAAATACGGTGGAAGAACGATTGGAAAAATACTTATAG
- a CDS encoding response regulator transcription factor, with product MEENNSSILVVDDNPEIQEIIQVLLGGEGYLVETAGNGVKALEMLSQREYDLIILDIMMPGLDGYQTCRKMREESNAPILFLSARTKDSDKTLGFSSGGDDYLAKPFSYNELISRAKALIRRYQVYRGKAEQPVKLNRFSCRNLIVDEETKNVYSDGELLELTDTEYAILLLLLKNRHQVFSAERLYEAVWKESFYYGAENTVMVHIRNLRRKVERDSKNPSIIKTSWGKGYYCD from the coding sequence TTGGAAGAGAATAATTCAAGTATTTTGGTGGTGGATGATAATCCGGAAATTCAGGAAATTATACAGGTATTACTTGGAGGAGAAGGGTATCTGGTAGAGACAGCAGGTAATGGTGTGAAAGCTTTGGAAATGCTTAGTCAAAGAGAGTATGATTTAATTATTCTTGATATTATGATGCCGGGACTTGATGGGTATCAGACATGCCGCAAGATGAGAGAAGAAAGTAACGCACCTATTTTATTTTTAAGTGCAAGAACGAAAGACAGTGATAAAACATTAGGATTTTCGAGCGGAGGAGATGATTATCTGGCGAAACCGTTTTCCTATAATGAGTTGATCAGTCGGGCAAAGGCATTAATACGGCGATATCAGGTTTATAGAGGAAAAGCAGAACAGCCAGTGAAATTGAATCGTTTTTCCTGTAGGAATCTGATCGTGGATGAAGAGACTAAGAATGTATACTCTGATGGAGAGCTGCTGGAACTTACGGATACGGAATATGCCATCTTGCTGCTGCTTTTGAAGAATCGTCATCAGGTATTTTCGGCAGAGCGTCTTTATGAAGCTGTATGGAAGGAGAGTTTTTACTATGGTGCAGAGAATACAGTGATGGTGCATATTCGAAATCTCAGAAGAAAGGTAGAACGGGATTCTAAAAACCCGTCCATTATAAAGACTTCATGGGGAAAGGGATATTATTGTGATTAA
- a CDS encoding HAMP domain-containing sensor histidine kinase has translation MIKKVREKTKGWQIHKQLIVLILLTGMVSVLLFEVLWLNKWNIYEYVRQIPGLHDVSLDEDFWEDLRAEATKYDIPSSEDDKAGIKKIQPFLEQGDKYTGIYIYALKEGNYITGRFPKVLENVAFSTFFDMGYQLTGGEGEETYEFPMKFKNGYATVMVWFYHRVRFIYPYCIFSLTVSIGLFFTVILFFIKKKMNLVAELKDEILRMAAGNLRDSVPNMGQDEIGIIAEELDNLRAALQDTLVREKESRRANQDLITAMSHDLRTPLTILNGYLEVLRLNRNPEMHEEYLKRCLQKTSDIREMTDRMFEYALVFEEGEEPKVKEIPIKFFRDCINEHSDFIRLAGFQTEMEYTYVERWITGDKGMIKRILSNLFSNILKYGDKSSPVFIKGSFTKQSYILEISNTVKQQNTGVESNHIGLMSVEKMMHQLGGESTFSEKNGSFAVELKFSLVH, from the coding sequence GTGATTAAAAAAGTACGGGAAAAAACAAAGGGCTGGCAGATTCATAAACAGTTGATCGTTCTTATTCTTTTAACGGGAATGGTGAGTGTTCTTTTATTTGAAGTACTATGGTTAAACAAGTGGAATATTTATGAGTATGTTCGACAGATTCCGGGATTGCATGATGTATCATTGGATGAAGATTTTTGGGAAGATTTACGAGCAGAAGCAACAAAGTATGATATACCTTCTTCGGAAGACGATAAGGCAGGGATTAAGAAGATTCAGCCGTTTCTTGAACAAGGAGATAAATATACCGGAATTTATATTTATGCGTTAAAAGAAGGGAATTATATAACCGGAAGGTTTCCAAAAGTGTTGGAGAATGTAGCATTTAGTACATTTTTTGATATGGGATATCAGCTTACCGGAGGCGAAGGGGAGGAAACATATGAGTTTCCTATGAAGTTCAAGAATGGATATGCGACAGTAATGGTATGGTTTTATCACAGAGTGCGCTTTATTTATCCATATTGTATTTTTTCATTAACTGTCAGTATTGGTTTATTTTTTACTGTCATTTTATTTTTCATAAAAAAGAAAATGAATCTGGTTGCAGAACTAAAAGATGAGATTCTCAGAATGGCAGCAGGTAATCTCAGGGACAGTGTACCGAATATGGGGCAGGATGAGATTGGAATTATTGCGGAAGAACTGGATAATTTAAGAGCAGCACTGCAGGATACATTAGTTCGCGAGAAAGAAAGCCGCAGAGCGAATCAGGATCTGATTACGGCGATGTCACATGACTTAAGGACACCGTTGACTATCTTAAATGGATATTTAGAAGTACTTCGCCTGAATAGAAATCCGGAAATGCATGAGGAATATTTAAAGAGGTGCCTGCAAAAGACCAGTGATATTCGAGAGATGACAGATAGGATGTTTGAATATGCGCTGGTATTTGAAGAAGGAGAAGAGCCAAAAGTAAAGGAAATTCCAATAAAGTTTTTCAGAGACTGTATCAATGAACATAGTGATTTTATACGTCTGGCAGGATTTCAGACAGAGATGGAATATACTTATGTCGAAAGATGGATTACGGGGGATAAAGGGATGATAAAGCGGATTCTCAGTAATCTTTTTTCCAATATTTTAAAGTACGGAGATAAGTCTTCACCGGTATTTATAAAGGGAAGCTTTACAAAGCAATCATACATTCTTGAAATATCTAACACTGTAAAACAACAAAATACCGGGGTGGAAAGCAATCATATTGGATTAATGAGTGTAGAAAAAATGATGCACCAACTCGGAGGAGAAAGTACGTTCTCTGAAAAAAATGGATCCTTCGCCGTAGAATTAAAATTTAGTTTAGTTCATTAA
- a CDS encoding transglutaminase domain-containing protein — protein sequence MKSIKKYVGIFLLALCLIGTMQAVPCKAASLNSNVNGIVKSQVLPEDTKEVKLQKLFQYTEKTYGYKRQIGFKNKKSWTKTYAQKMIKSKKGSCYHFAAVYGYLAKKATGYKVRVAVGQTKGFSGSWQPHAWTEVKVKGKWYIFDTNMDKFKANSTLKYYNLLKTSKAAKKVYKNKGVKYVNIK from the coding sequence ATGAAAAGTATCAAGAAGTATGTTGGGATTTTTCTGCTGGCATTATGTCTGATCGGAACAATGCAGGCAGTACCATGTAAGGCTGCAAGTCTGAATTCAAATGTGAATGGGATCGTTAAAAGTCAGGTTCTTCCTGAAGACACGAAGGAAGTAAAGTTACAGAAGTTATTCCAGTATACAGAGAAGACTTATGGTTACAAACGACAGATTGGTTTCAAGAATAAAAAAAGCTGGACAAAAACATATGCACAGAAGATGATTAAGAGCAAAAAAGGAAGCTGTTATCATTTTGCTGCTGTTTATGGTTATCTCGCTAAAAAAGCAACAGGATATAAAGTTCGTGTTGCTGTCGGTCAGACAAAAGGATTTAGCGGTTCATGGCAGCCACATGCATGGACAGAAGTTAAGGTTAAAGGTAAATGGTATATCTTTGATACTAATATGGATAAGTTTAAAGCGAACTCCACTTTAAAATACTATAACCTGTTAAAGACAAGTAAAGCTGCAAAGAAAGTTTATAAAAACAAAGGAGTAAAGTATGTTAACATCAAGTAA
- a CDS encoding transglutaminase domain-containing protein: MLTSSNFTSCIDFVKKNFRVVKMFLFAAVLVFAFSVNGHAEEAGSQNPAEGTTQAQEETTTEQEVTPVIKNGLVEENGKYYFYKDGKEQKNVWKTVNGKKYFFKKNGQAATGSYKIKKKYYIFNEKGVFKKYKSEQPVSVGKRVYFVSKKGMAAPGWHVYENKLYYAKKSGVCAKSQTVDGITFTKKSYAANNTNTKSKIKARKIVESITTSKMSGAQKRRACWNYMVRRGRFHYALKYPNLSKKGWQRATALNMLSTKSGNCYSFACGFAALTKEIGDRPVVICGRVSGRRDHASDGMTRHSWVQIGGRNYDPEGQFAGWARGIYGSAGYRVRHSIQRKVVF, translated from the coding sequence ATGTTAACATCAAGTAATTTTACCTCCTGTATAGATTTTGTGAAGAAGAATTTTCGTGTTGTAAAGATGTTCCTTTTTGCTGCTGTTTTAGTATTTGCATTTTCTGTAAATGGACATGCAGAAGAAGCTGGTTCTCAGAATCCTGCGGAAGGAACAACACAAGCACAGGAAGAAACGACAACAGAACAGGAAGTAACGCCTGTAATTAAGAATGGTCTGGTAGAAGAAAACGGTAAATATTATTTTTATAAAGATGGTAAAGAACAGAAGAATGTATGGAAGACTGTAAATGGTAAGAAGTACTTCTTTAAAAAGAATGGGCAGGCTGCAACAGGTTCTTATAAAATTAAAAAGAAATATTATATTTTTAATGAAAAGGGCGTATTTAAGAAGTATAAGTCTGAACAGCCAGTAAGTGTAGGAAAAAGAGTATATTTTGTTTCTAAAAAAGGTATGGCAGCACCAGGATGGCATGTATATGAGAATAAATTGTATTATGCGAAGAAGTCCGGTGTATGTGCAAAGTCTCAGACAGTAGATGGCATTACATTTACTAAGAAGTCTTATGCAGCGAATAATACAAATACTAAGTCAAAGATCAAGGCAAGAAAGATTGTTGAAAGTATTACAACAAGTAAAATGAGCGGAGCGCAGAAGAGACGTGCATGCTGGAATTACATGGTAAGACGTGGACGTTTTCATTATGCATTAAAGTATCCTAACTTATCTAAAAAGGGATGGCAGAGAGCGACTGCTTTAAATATGCTTTCTACAAAGAGTGGAAACTGCTATAGTTTCGCTTGTGGATTTGCAGCATTAACAAAAGAAATTGGTGACAGACCAGTTGTAATCTGCGGAAGAGTAAGCGGAAGAAGAGATCATGCCAGTGACGGTATGACAAGACACAGCTGGGTACAGATTGGCGGAAGAAATTATGATCCAGAAGGACAGTTTGCCGGATGGGCAAGAGGAATCTATGGTTCTGCAGGATATCGTGTTCGTCATAGCATTCAGAGGAAAGTGGTGTTCTAG